The Manis javanica isolate MJ-LG chromosome 4, MJ_LKY, whole genome shotgun sequence genome contains a region encoding:
- the TSSK3 gene encoding testis-specific serine/threonine-protein kinase 3, with protein sequence MEDFLLSNGYELGKTIGEGTYSKVKEAFSKKHERKVAIKIIDKMGGPEEFIQRFLPRELQIVHTLNHKNIIQVYEMLESADGKIYLVMELAEGGDVFDCVLNGGPLPESLAKALFHQMVEAIRYCHGCGVAHRDLKCENALLQGLNLKLTDFGFAKVLPKSRRELSQTFCGSTAYAAPEVLQGIPHDSKKGDVWSMGVVLYVMLCASLPFDDTNIPKMLWQQQKGVSFPTHLGISAECQDLLKWLLEPDMILRPSIEEVSWHPWLAST encoded by the exons ATGGAGGACTTTCTCCTCTCCAATGGGTACGAGCTGGGCAAGACCATTGGGGAAGGGACCTACTCAAAAGTCAAAGAAGCATTTTCCAAAAAACACGAAAGAAAAGTGGCAATTAAAATTATAGACAAGATGGGAGGGCCAGAAG AATTTATCCAGAGATTCCTGCCTCGGGAGCTCCAGATTGTACATACCCTGAACCACAAGAACATCATCCAGGTATATGAGATGTTGGAGTCTGCTGATGGGAAAATCTACCTGGTGATGGAGCTGGCTGAGGGAGGGGATGTCTTTGACTGTGTGTTGAATGGAGGGCCACTACCTGAGAGCCTGGCCAAGGCCCTTTTCCATCAGATGGTGGAGGCCATCCGCTACTGTCATGGCTGTGGCGTGGCTCACCGGGACCTCAAGTGCGAGAACGCCTTGCTGCAGGGCTTGAACCTGAAGCTGACTGACTTTGGCTTTGCCAAGGTGTTGCCCAAGTCACGCCGGGAGCTGAGCCAGACCTTCTGCGGCAGCACAGCCTACGCTGCCCCCGAGGTGCTGCAGGGTATTCCCCATGACAGCAAGAAGGGTGATGTCTGGAGCATGGGTGTGGTCCTGTATGTCATGCTCTGTGCCAGCCTACCTTTTGATGACACAAACATCCCTAAGATGCTGTGGCAGCAGCAGAAGGGGGTGTCCTTCCCCACCCATCTGGGCATCTCAGCCGAATGCCAGGACCTGCTCaagtggcttctggaaccagataTGATCCTCCGGCCTTCGATTGAAGAAGTTAGTTGGCATCCATGGCTAGCAAGCACTTGA
- the HDAC1 gene encoding histone deacetylase 1 isoform X3, translating to MTKYHSDDYIKFLRSIRPDNMSEYSKQMQRFNVGEDCPVFDGLFEFCQLSTGGSVASAVKLNKQQTDIAVNWAGGLHHAKKSEASGFCYVNDIVLAILELLKYHQRVLYIDIDIHHGDGVEEAFYTTDRVMTVSFHKYGEYFPGTGDLRDIGAGKGKYYAVNYPLRDGIDDESYEAIFKPVMSKVMEMFQPSAVVLQCGSDSLSGDRLGCFNLTIKGHAKCVEFVKSFNLPMLMLGGGGYTIRNVARCWTYETAVALDTEIPNELPYNDYFEYFGPDFKLHISPSNMTNQNTNEYLEKIKQRLFENLRMLPHAPGVQMQAIPEDAIPEESGDEDEEDPEKRISICSSDKRIACEEEFSDSEEEGEGGRKNSSNFKKAKRVKTEDEKEKDAEEKKEVTEEEKTKEEKQEAKGVKEEVKLA from the exons TCAACGTTGGTGAGGACTGTCCAGTATTTGATGGCCTGTTTGAGTTCTGTCAGTTATCTACTGGTGGCTCTGTGG CAAGTGCTGTGAAACTTAATAAGCAGCAGACGGACATCGCTGTGAATTGGGCCGGGGGCCTGCACCATGCAAAGAAGTCTGAGGCATCTGGCTTCTGTTACGTCAATGATATCGTCTTGGCCATCCTGGAACTGCTGAA GTATCACCAGAGGGTGCTGTATATTGACATTGATATTCACCACGGCGATGGCGTGGAAGAGGCCTTCTATACCACAGACCGGGTCATGACTGTGTCCTTTCATAAATACGGAGAGTACTTCCCAGGAACTGGGGACCTACGG GATATTGGGGCTGGCAAAGGCAAGTATTATGCTGTAAACTACCCACTCCGAGATGGGATTGATGACGAGTCCTATGAGGCCATTTTCAAGCCG GTCATGTCCAAAGTAATGGAGATGTTCCAGCCCAGTGCGGTCGTCTTACAATGTGGCTCTGACTCCCTATCTGGGGATCGGTTAGGTTGTTTCAATCTGACCATCAAAG GGCATGCCAAATGTGTGGAGTTTGTGAAGAGTTTCAACTTGCCTATGCTGATGCTGGGAGGAGGTGGCTACACCATTCGTAACGTTGCCCGGTGCTGGACATATGAaacagctgtggccctggacacaGAGATTCCTAATG AGCTTCCATACAATGACTACTTTGAATACTTTGGACCAGACTTCAAACTTCACATCAGTCCTTCCAATATGACTAACCAGAACACTAATGAGTATCTGGAGAAGATCAA ACAGCGACTGTTTGAGAACCTGAGAATGCTGCCCCATGCACCTGGGGTCCAAATGCAGGCGATTCCTGAGGATGCCATTCCCGAGGAGAGTGGAGATGAGGATGAAGAGGACCCTGAGAAGCGCATCTCAA TCTGTTCATCTGACAAACGAATTGCCTGTGAGGAAGAATTCTCTGActctgaggaggaaggagaaggcgGTCGCAAGAACTCTTCCAACTTCAAAAAAGCCAAGAGAGTTAAAacagaagatgaaaaagaaaaagacgcagaagagaagaaag AAGtcacagaagaggagaaaaccaAGGAGGAGAAGCAAGAAGCCAAAGG GGTCAAGGAAGAGGTCAAGTTGGCCTAA
- the FAM229A gene encoding protein FAM229A isoform X1 codes for MQPSPSKPGSGRTADTCAKLPGLERPSAARAPAAAFSLEPVSASRRTPRGLDMSAQETPQGRRLPLEAGDSPGLAAAPESQDSPEQAASTLPRLPLPDAAARAHRRLPGHGREPPGPGHLSAPAHGGSPGAGL; via the exons ATGCAACCCTCCCCTTCGAAGCCCGGGTCCGGACGCACTGCAGACACCTGCGCGAAGCTGCCTGGACTGGAGCGTCCTTCTGCTGCCAGGGCACCTGCAGCTGCTTTCAGCCTGGAACCGGTCTCGGCCTCCCGCAG AACGCCCCGGGGCCTGGACATGAGTGCCCAGGAGACCCCGCAGGGTCGGAGATTACCGCTTGAGGCCGGAGATTCCCCTGGCCTTGCCGCCGCACCCGAGTCCCAGGACAGTCCGGAGCAG GCCGCTTCGACGCTGCCCCGGCTGCCACTGCCTGACGCTGCTGCACGTGCCCATCGACGTCTACCTGGCCATGGGCGGGAGCCCCCGGGCCCGGGCCACCTAAGTGCGCCTGCGCACGGAGGCTCCCCGGGAGCCGGGCTGTAA
- the FAM229A gene encoding protein FAM229A isoform X2, which produces MQPSPSKPGSGRTADTCAKLPGLERPSAARAPAAAFSLEPVSASRRTPRGLDMSAQETPQGRRLPLEAGDSPGLAAAPESQDSPEQVPTEHSPVRPLRRCPGCHCLTLLHVPIDVYLAMGGSPRARAT; this is translated from the exons ATGCAACCCTCCCCTTCGAAGCCCGGGTCCGGACGCACTGCAGACACCTGCGCGAAGCTGCCTGGACTGGAGCGTCCTTCTGCTGCCAGGGCACCTGCAGCTGCTTTCAGCCTGGAACCGGTCTCGGCCTCCCGCAG AACGCCCCGGGGCCTGGACATGAGTGCCCAGGAGACCCCGCAGGGTCGGAGATTACCGCTTGAGGCCGGAGATTCCCCTGGCCTTGCCGCCGCACCCGAGTCCCAGGACAGTCCGGAGCAGGTACCTACGGAGCACAGCCCGGTCAG GCCGCTTCGACGCTGCCCCGGCTGCCACTGCCTGACGCTGCTGCACGTGCCCATCGACGTCTACCTGGCCATGGGCGGGAGCCCCCGGGCCCGGGCCACCTAA
- the MARCKSL1 gene encoding MARCKS-related protein translates to MGSQSSKAPRGDVTAEEAAGASPAKANGQENGHVKSNGDLSPKGEGESPPVNGTEEAVGATGDAIEPAPPSQGAEAKGDAPPKETPKKKKKFSFKKPFKLSGLSFKRNRKEGGGDSSASSPTEEEQEQGEIGACSEEGAAQEGKAVATPESQEPPAKGAEASAAAKGGDTEEAGPQAAEPSAPSGLESGPTLASEQNE, encoded by the exons ATGGGCAGCCAGAGCTCCAAGGCTCCCCGGGGCGACGTGACCGCCGAGGAGGCAGCAGGCGCTTCCCCCGCTAAGGCCAACGGACAG GAGAATGGCCACGTGAAAAGCAATGGAGACTTATCCCCCAAGGGTGAAGGGGAGTCGCCCCCCGTGAACGGAACAGAGGAGGCAGTTGGGGCCACTGGTGACGCCATCGAGCCAGCACCCCCTAGCCAGGGCGCTGAGGCCAAGGGGGACGCCCCACCCAAGGAGACccccaagaagaagaagaaattttcTTTCAAGAAGCCTTTCAAATTGAGTGGTCTCTCCTTCAAGAGAAATCGGAAGGAGGGTGGGGGTGATTCGTCTGCCTCCTCACCCACAGAGGAAGAGCAGGAGCAGGGGGAGATTGGTGCCTGCAGTGAGGAAGGCGCTGCCCAGGAGGGGAAAGCCGTTGCCACCCCTGAGAGCCAGGAGCCCCCAGCCAAGGGGGCAGAGGCTAGTGCTGCCGCCAAGGGAGGAGACACAGAAGAGGCAGGGCCCCAGGCTGCAGAGCCGTCCGCTCCCTCTGGGCTGGAGAGTGGCCCTACACTGGCCAGCGAGCAGAATGAGTAG